Proteins co-encoded in one Babylonia areolata isolate BAREFJ2019XMU chromosome 5, ASM4173473v1, whole genome shotgun sequence genomic window:
- the LOC143282276 gene encoding uncharacterized protein LOC143282276: RAPTSRWAEERVGEMVLFGVPIVTLFVEGQERLCLAQISTSLLQDFSYNEIHNRRVALGITCLQCTPAQLEVLRRAGAMPVTSRRCGLITRREAERLVRSFIADVPPPRLPDNFFFRVRHQCGWGNEGVFVPARYNSSRAKCIKCSLCDMYFSPNKFIFHCHPTPTATYRHPDAANFNSWRRHLELVHDGKDERLMHAWEDVKAMFNGGSRKRVTLSSAAFSASASPSFASSSRSSLSFDSYLYGNKNNDEPDPRPHPNGENRHGYGHSNSTNSNKNNAEIQSWRKLQLEKNLGASSQPTLPFSGGALGLVPPASFGGNAHPAFFAAMGLHGQVPPVSYGEFLRSMSRPYNLTNVPLAGSGLIPEMYRSSPAAQNLASGMIGASSYPLSYLGYPPYFPPASVSQIKGGNSSYFSSQLSNFRGLPSGRKPENVVDKEVHSSEKSAAVPEISKSSEDTQDEIIVDEEDNREKTNDEITSQQTPENNSDGGRRADSLQQEEDCNNSAKKEEISPANDKDDKKFDERGQNDEKIPTEKENNAGDGGNVTET; encoded by the exons AGGGCGCCGACCTCCAGATGGGCTGAGGAGCGGGTGGGGGAGATGGTCCTGTTCGGGGTCCCCATCGTCACCCTGTTCGTGGAAGGGCAGGAGCGGCTGTGTCTGGCCCAGATCTCCACGTCCCTGCTgcag GATTTCAGCTACAACGAAATCCACAACCGCCGCGTGGCCCTGGGAATCACGTGTCTGCAGTGCACCCCGGCGCAGCTGGAGGTGCTCAGAAGAGCCGGGGCTATGCCAGTCACCTCCCGCCGCTGTGGCCTCATCACCAGACGGGAGGCGGAGCGTCTCGTGCGCTCCTTCATCGCCGACGTGCCGCCCCCTCGCCTGCCCGACAACTTCTTCTTCAGG GTCCGTCACCAGTGTGGCTGGGGTAACGAGGGTGTGTTCGTGCCGGCACGTTACAACAGTTCTCGGGCCAAGTGCATCAAGTGCTCCCTGTGCGACATGTACTTCTCCCCGAACAAGTTCATCTTccactgccaccccacccccaccgccacctacCGGCACCCGGACGCCGCCAACTTCAACTCCTGGCGGCGCCATCTTGAACTGGTGCATGACGGGAAGGACGAGCGGTTGATGCACGCCTGGGAGGACGTCAAGGCCATGTTCAACGGCGGCTCCAGAAAGAGGGTCACCCTTTCCTCAGCTGCCTTCTCCGCCTCCGCCTCGCCCTCTTTCGCCTCGTCCAGTCGGTCAAGTTTGTCCTTCGATAGTTACCTGTACGGGAACAAGAACAACGATGAACCCGATCCTCGACCTCACCCGAACGGCGAGAACCGACATGGTTACGGACACAGCAACAGTaccaacagtaacaaaaacaacgcGGAGATACAGAGCTGGAGAAAGTTACAGCTGGAGAAGAACCTGGGGGCGTCCTCCCAGCCGACGTTGCCGTTCTCTGGTGGTGCTCTGGGTCTGGTGCCTCCCGCGTCCTTCGGGGGCAACGCCCACCCCGCCTTCTTCGCCGCCATGGGTCTCCACGGGCAGGTGCCGCCCGTGTCGTACGGGGAGTTCCTCCGCTCCATGAGCCGACCCTACAACCTCACCAACGTGCCTCTGGCGGGCAGCGGTCTGATCCCCGAAATGTACCGCTCCTCTCCTGCGGCGCAGAACCTCGCTTCAGGGATGATCGGAGCGAGTTCCTACCCTCTGAGCTATCTGGGATACCCGCCTTACTTCCCTCCTGCATCCGTTTCGCAGATTAAGGGAGGGAACTCCAGCTATTTCTCTTCCCAGTTATCTAACTTCAGAGGACTTCCGTCAGGAAGAAAGCCTGAAAATGTCGTGGATAAAGAAGTCCACAGCAGTGAGAAGAGTGCCGCAGTTCCAGAAATTTCCAAATCGTCGGAGGACACTCAAGATGAAATCATCGTAGATGAAGAAgataacagagagaaaacaaacgaCGAAATAACATCACAACAAACTCCAGAAAATAACAGCGACGGTGGGCGCAGAGCAGACTCACTGCAGCAGGAGGAAGATTGCAACAATTCTGCGAAAAAGGAAGAAATATCACCGGCCAATGATAAAGATGACAAAAAGTTTGACGAACGAGGCCAAAACGACGAAAAGATccctacagagaaagagaacaatgctggtgatggtgggaaTGTGACGGAAACCTGA